The following coding sequences lie in one Maribacter forsetii DSM 18668 genomic window:
- a CDS encoding peroxiredoxin family protein, translated as MSFKILVIVCIAFICFSCKEEKKVYTPIESTSIEVNMTLNEAPEDFRVQTINGNIFDSADHKGGYLVLFIYDKSYLKSSETYDMVAELNETYSRFKGKVTFVGVIEGLIESEEELRGMLAKCDIHFNQIDNTKNWSMQKQEKLDLNIFCTPAKIIIDPEGKVIFSSCGGKTESLNNELAYLVKDL; from the coding sequence ATGAGTTTTAAAATTTTAGTCATAGTCTGTATTGCCTTCATATGCTTTTCCTGTAAAGAAGAAAAGAAAGTGTATACCCCAATAGAATCTACGTCTATTGAAGTAAATATGACTTTAAATGAAGCTCCAGAAGATTTTAGGGTACAAACCATAAACGGCAATATCTTTGATTCTGCCGATCATAAAGGTGGCTATTTGGTGTTGTTTATATATGATAAAAGTTATTTAAAAAGCAGTGAAACCTATGATATGGTTGCCGAATTAAATGAAACCTATAGTAGGTTCAAAGGCAAGGTTACCTTTGTAGGAGTTATTGAAGGGCTTATAGAAAGCGAGGAAGAATTACGTGGTATGTTGGCTAAGTGCGATATTCATTTCAATCAGATTGATAACACAAAGAATTGGTCTATGCAAAAGCAAGAGAAACTAGACCTGAACATTTTTTGCACTCCTGCAAAAATCATCATTGACCCAGAAGGAAAAGTGATTTTCAGCAGTTGTGGTGGAAAAACGGAAAGTTTAAATAACGAACTAGCTTACCTAGTAAAGGATTTATAA
- a CDS encoding leucine-rich repeat domain-containing protein has protein sequence MSQQKLLQAIFQDQKPREILAINSFGDILFKTKNTQGDCYALLQIYINNNNTDREYAFYFKQHLLGNSSKQYKQFLSGKGVFRTAEQKELHETLMLRNGLLATLDKKLSKKPNEVYVANEYLSNLDNIEAFYTLPSDTFYEKLLQECTFNEDTLTDLTEIDNIGEKPAFYIQKLYWGYGREDSTVKEKLYECVNLQNLSVWNEFGDFLNDQISKLQELSTVSVFNMYSIPDAFLNQLHTLTNLVSLTLGRHTSNAMDHQYQLKTLPKNLVVLQNLKYLNLDGNQLTDFAEISRLSNLKTLSLYNNEFSDLEGIGGLQHLTELNLTNNAITELPVALKELSQLKVLVLSKNPLQEIPSWLGELTQLKELHLEQTQLKTLPESIGQLTQLKVLGLKKNPFETLPKVMAKIPKRVLDLELRNRALFDAKAKQKLSAYPEGDFLFETDLNFKLLVIQKLMYEDELLLPKFSIYEFAKTHDVDIEERGYELLPEAVAYFKNIKIPSSLLIDIEELYPDGGSEIYGQLYPFWDGEDDCFDVKSIDDIAYLPRLKRTNNLFFNKEQVKELRKRKIKVSNY, from the coding sequence ATGAGTCAACAAAAGCTACTTCAAGCCATATTTCAAGACCAGAAACCAAGAGAAATACTAGCCATAAATTCCTTTGGTGACATTCTCTTTAAAACCAAAAACACCCAAGGCGATTGTTATGCTTTATTGCAGATTTACATAAATAATAACAATACAGACAGGGAGTATGCATTTTACTTTAAGCAACATCTACTGGGCAATAGCTCAAAACAATACAAACAATTTTTAAGCGGTAAGGGGGTATTTAGAACGGCAGAACAAAAAGAACTACATGAAACCCTAATGTTACGTAATGGGCTACTTGCAACTCTAGATAAAAAACTATCAAAAAAACCGAACGAAGTTTACGTAGCCAATGAATACCTAAGCAACCTAGACAATATTGAAGCCTTCTATACCTTGCCCAGTGACACTTTTTATGAGAAGCTATTACAAGAGTGTACGTTTAATGAAGACACACTTACCGATCTTACCGAGATTGACAATATTGGCGAGAAGCCGGCTTTTTATATTCAAAAGTTGTACTGGGGCTACGGTAGGGAAGATAGCACGGTAAAAGAGAAATTGTATGAGTGTGTTAACCTTCAAAATTTGTCTGTTTGGAACGAATTTGGCGATTTTTTAAACGATCAAATTTCAAAATTACAGGAACTGAGTACTGTAAGTGTGTTTAATATGTATAGCATTCCAGATGCCTTTTTAAATCAGTTACATACGTTGACCAATTTGGTGAGCCTTACATTGGGTAGGCATACATCTAACGCAATGGATCATCAATATCAGCTAAAGACCTTACCTAAGAATTTAGTTGTGTTACAAAATTTAAAATACTTGAATCTAGATGGCAATCAACTAACCGATTTTGCCGAGATAAGCAGATTATCAAATTTAAAAACTTTGAGTTTATACAACAACGAGTTTTCTGATTTGGAAGGTATAGGGGGGCTACAGCATTTAACGGAATTGAATCTGACGAATAATGCCATAACAGAATTACCGGTAGCCTTAAAAGAACTGTCTCAATTAAAAGTACTTGTCCTTAGCAAAAACCCTTTACAAGAAATACCGAGTTGGTTGGGTGAACTTACCCAGCTAAAAGAGCTTCATTTAGAGCAGACACAGCTAAAAACACTACCGGAAAGTATAGGTCAATTGACCCAATTAAAAGTGTTAGGGTTAAAGAAGAACCCGTTTGAGACTTTGCCAAAGGTTATGGCTAAGATTCCTAAGCGTGTTTTGGATCTAGAATTAAGAAACAGGGCGTTGTTTGATGCTAAGGCTAAACAAAAACTCTCCGCCTACCCAGAGGGAGACTTCTTATTTGAAACCGACCTTAATTTTAAGTTATTGGTCATTCAAAAATTAATGTATGAAGATGAGCTGCTGCTGCCAAAGTTTAGTATTTATGAGTTTGCCAAAACACATGATGTTGATATTGAAGAAAGGGGCTATGAATTACTTCCGGAAGCGGTAGCGTATTTCAAAAACATAAAAATTCCGTCTAGCCTGTTAATAGATATTGAAGAGTTATATCCGGATGGAGGCAGTGAAATTTACGGTCAACTGTACCCTTTTTGGGACGGTGAAGATGACTGTTTTGATGTAAAAAGCATAGACGATATAGCATATCTTCCACGCTTAAAACGAACCAACAATTTATTCTTCAACAAAGAACAGGTTAAAGAACTAAGAAAAAGAAAAATCAAGGTAAGCAACTATTAA